The following coding sequences are from one Syngnathus acus chromosome 12, fSynAcu1.2, whole genome shotgun sequence window:
- the kcnn2 gene encoding small conductance calcium-activated potassium channel protein 2 isoform X4 translates to MGWGVRTQLLNLYMYDLVHEAESVNPWQQAFYDVVAFSCFGRICYGLLQEPTWLSWSELHTTLCRVLSGRQTAASLKKKKRNCDMKSPLQLRNHFYREQQLDPSQCHRHLCGQPPRSTCTCTDCCTCHGRESCVLRGTSPTHTAVTLRTSSETSSRRGVRDPTPSSHATSSRHPPPPLPRRQQQQHPQHPGASHANAPHHETAMSSCRYNGGVMRPLTHLSSSRRNVHEFDSESQPLQPLSAADASDTLASSKPENHSAALMPYASGDGGGGCGHGGGKSGKKKNQNIGEKLGHRRALFEKRKRLSDYALIFGMFGIVVMVIETELSWGAYGKESLYSLALKCLISLSTIILLGLIIIYHAREIQLFMVDNAADDWRIAMTYERIFFICLEILVCTIHPIPGNYTFTWNARLAYTYTPSQTDADVDIILSIPMFLRLYLIARVMLLHSKLFTDASSRSIGALNKINFNTRFVMKTLMTICPGTVLLVFTISLWIIAAWTVRACERYHDNQDINSNFLGAMWLISITFLTIGYGDMVPNTYCGKGVCLLTGIMGAGCTALVVAVVAKKLELTKAEKHVHNFMMDTQLTKRVKNTAANVLRETWLIYKNTKLVRKMDHARVRKHQRKFLQAIHQLRTSCMTWCRI, encoded by the exons ATGGGTTGGGGGGTCAGAACACAACTACTTAATTTATATATGTACGACCTGGTACACGAGGCAGAGTCAGTTAACCCGTGGCAGCAAGCGTTTTATGACGTAGTAGCATTTAGTTGTTTTGGTCGAATCTGCTATGGTCTCCTCCAAGAGCCGACATGGCTGTCCTGGTCCGAGTTGCACACCACCCTTTGCCGGGTGCTCAGTGGTAGGCAGACTGCtgcttctttaaaaaaaaaaaaaaggaactgtGACATGAAAAGCCCGTTGCAGCTGCGGAACCATTTCTATCGAGAGCAGCAGTTGGATCCGAGTCAGTGCCACCGGCACCTTTGCGGACAGCCTCCGCGCTCCACCTGCACCTGCACCGACTGCTGCACCTGCCATGGCCGGGAGAGCTGCGTACTCCGCGGGACGTCGCCGACGCACACCGCGGTAACTTTGAGGACATCTTCGGAGACATCTTCCAGGCGAGGCGTCCGCGACCCGACTCCCTCTAGTCATGCTACTTCCTCCAGGcatccccctcctcctcttcctcgtcgtcagcagcagcagcatccgcAGCATCCCGGGGCCAGCCACGCGAACGCCCCCCACCATGAGACAGCCATGAGCAGCTGCAGATACAACGGCGGCGTCATGCGGCCGCTCACTCACTTGAGCTCGTCCCGCAGGAACGTGCACGAGTTCGATTCCGAGTCGCAGCCCCTGCAGCCCCTCTCGGCCGCGGACGCGTCGGACACCTTGGCAAGCTCCAAGCCGGAGAACCACTCGGCCGCGCTCATGCCGTACGCGTCCGGGGACGGAGGCGGGGGCTGCGGCCACGGCGGGGGGAAATCGGGCAAGAAGAAGAACCAGAACATTGGCGAGAAGCTCGGCCACAGGAGGGCCTTGTTTGAGAAGAGGAAGCGACTCAGCGACTATGCTCTAATCTTTGGGATGTTTGGGATCGTTGTAATGGTAATAGAAACTGAACTCTCCTGGGGAGCCTATGGAAAG GAGTCCCTGTATTCATTAGCTCTAAAATGCCTGATAAGCCTTTCTACAATCATTCTCCTGGGACTGATTATCATCTACCATGCGAGAGAGATCCAG TTATTTATGGTGGACAACGCGGCCGACGACTGGAGGATAGCCATGACCTACGAGCGCATCTTTTTCATCTGCCTGGAAATCCTGGTGTGCACCATCCATCCCATCCCGGGAAACTACACCTTCACCTGGAACGCCCGTCTGGCCTACACCTACACGCCATCCCAGACGGACGCTGATGTGGACATCATCCTGTCCATCCCCATGTTCCTGCGACTGTACCTCATCGCCCGCGTCATGTTGCTGCACAGCAAGCTCTTCACAGACGCATCATCTCGGAGCATCGGGGCGCTCAACAAAATTAACTTTAACACTCGCTTTGTTATGAAGACCCTCATGACCATCTGTCCCGGGACGGTGCTGCTGGTCTTCACCATCTCGCTGTGGATCATCGCGGCGTGGACCGTGAGAGCTTGCGAGAG gtacCACGACAACCAGGACATCAACAGTAACTTTCTCGGGGCCATGTGGTTGATCTCCATCACCTTTCTTACAATCGGATATGGAGACATGGTTCCAAATACGTACTGTGGGAAAGGAGTCTGCCTCCTGACTGGCATTATG GGTGCAGGCTGCACCGCCTTGGTGGTGGCTGTGGTAGCAAAGAAGCTGGAGTTAACCAAAGCTGAAAAGCACGTTCACAATTTTATGATGGACACCCAGCTCACCAAAAGA GTGAAAAATACAGCTGCGAATGTTCTCAGGGAGACGTGGCTCATCTACAAAAACACCAAACTGGTGAGGAAGATGGACCATGCCAGAGTCAGGAAGCACCAGAGGAAATTTCTCCAAGCCATTCATCA
- the slc2a11l gene encoding solute carrier family 2 member 11, like, with translation MNRPAMLQHISLLVNCPLVIVAIFISGIGGTFQYGFGVSVVTAPSAYIKQLVNQTCIQRYNVYLQDWQVSLIWSFIVSIFCIGGLLGSFLAPPCLSIFGRRKCLLLNNFVAIIGALLMLLSQKAMSFEMIMVGRLLHGVNSGINISAHTLYIIECTPKMLKAMVGVTVATFIGLGKFTGQVLGLSELLGTEDRWPWLLGFIGFTALFQLVTLPFLPESPKYLLLSQGDRLACEKALTRLWGNKDHSMEVEEMLEEKAALQNIQSRSVMALFQERSVRPQLATVCVTFIALQLCGLNAVYFYSYEVFRAAGIAENQLRFATLGMGSCEMTFSLVCFMIIENTGKKVLLFTGFMSMSVILILLTITLYLQHHISWMAYCSMALIYLFLSAFSIGPGGVIPPIPGNIFTQAFTVSAYSVASTLNWTGMFIVGMVFPIIVEYLHAFCFLIFLFVCLTTGVYVYFSVPEMRNKTALEIADDFERIRSKSGRLKEGKRHEQLRDDCKSCETKF, from the exons ATGAACAGACCAGCAATGCTCCAGCACATATCACTCCTG GTGAACTGTCCTCTTGTCATCGTTGCCATTTTCATCTCGGGCATCGGTGGGACATTTCAATACGGATTTGGAGTATCTGTAGTGACTGCCCCTTCCGct TACATCAAGCAGCTGGTTAACCAAACATGCATACAGAGATACAACGTCTACTTACAAGATTGGCAGGTCTCGCTCATATGGTCCTTTattgtttccattttttgcATCGGCGGCTTGCTGGGCTCGTTCTTGGCACCTCCATGCCTCTCGATCTTTGGCAG gagaaaatgtcttttgttaAACAATTTTGTGGCTATAATTGGAGCGCTGTTGATGCTCTTGAGCCAAAAAGCCATGTCCTTTGAGATGATTATGGTAGGACGACTTCTGCACGGTGTCAATTCAG GAATCAATATCTCTGCTCACACCTTGTACATTATTGAATGCACTCCGAAGATGCTGAAAGCGATGGTGGGCGTGACCGTTGCCACCTTCATCGGCTTAGGGAAGTTCACTGGTCAGGTTTTGGGGCTCAG TGAGTTACTTGGCACAGAGGATAGATGGCCCTGGCTGCTCGGCTTCATCGGCTTCACTGCGCTCTTTCAGCTGGTCACCCTCCCCTTCCTGCCGGAGTCGCCCAAATATCTTCTGCTGAGCCAAGGAGACCGGCTAGCTTGCGAGAAAG CTTTGACAAGGCTTTGGGGTAACAAGGACCACAGCATGGAGGTGGAGGAGATGCTGGAAGAGAAAGCCGCTCTCCAGAACATCCAAAGTCGCTCTGTGATGGCGCTGTTTCAGGAAAGAAGTGTTCGCCCGCAGCTGGCAACTGTCTGCGTGACCTTCATCGCGCTGCAACTTTGCGGCCTCAACGCA GTGTACTTCTATTCATACGAAGTGTTTCGTGCCGCAGGCATTGCTGAAAACCAGCTCCGTTTTGCCACTTTGGGAATGGGGTCATGTGAAATGACGTTCTCgcttgtgtgt TTCATGATCATTGAGAATACAGGAAAGAAAGTGCTCCTCTTCACAGGATTTATGAGCATGTCTGTTATACTCATCCTCCTCACCATCACTCTCTATCTGCAG CATCACATCTCCTGGATGGCGTATTGCAGCATGGCCCTCATTTACTTGTTCCTCTCTGCATTTTCCATTGGGCCAG GCGGAGTAATACCTCCGATACCAGGGAACATTTTCACTCAGGCATTCACAGTGAGCGCCTACAGTGTCGCCTCCACCTTGAACTGGACGGGTATGTTTATAGTGGGGATGGTCTTCCCAATCATAGTG GAGTATCTCCATGCCTTCTGCTTTCTCATATTCTTGTTTGTGTGCTTGACTACCGGAGTGTACGTGTACTTCAGCGTGCCCGAGATGAGGAATAAAACCGCTCTGGAGATCGCTGATGACTTTGAACGGATCCGCAGCAAATCTGGAAGGTTGAAGGAGGGGAAAAGGCATGAGCAACTACGTGATGACTGTAAAAGTTGCGAGACCAAGTTTTAG